In one Candidatus Zixiibacteriota bacterium genomic region, the following are encoded:
- a CDS encoding sigma-70 family RNA polymerase sigma factor encodes MDKNDSNYLSSLVGRCLADDRNAWTELVERITPLVFSICRRMKLSREDSFDIYGQVSFLLWKNLDRLQTPAKLLSYVTTITRRVVYAHQKKSRILERVEEAIKLETGDLSAETPEEVYAVRERSEILLKALARLPRRDYQLIRALFFNRSNPTYEEIARQLGIPVSSIGPSRERCFKKLYRLLKKNERFFRYFL; translated from the coding sequence GTGGACAAAAACGATAGTAATTATCTTTCATCGCTGGTAGGCCGGTGTCTGGCCGATGACAGGAATGCCTGGACCGAACTGGTGGAGCGCATCACCCCGCTGGTTTTTTCAATATGCCGCAGGATGAAATTATCGCGCGAGGACAGTTTTGATATTTATGGTCAGGTGTCGTTTTTACTCTGGAAAAATCTGGATAGATTACAGACGCCGGCCAAATTGCTGTCTTACGTAACAACCATAACCCGTCGGGTTGTCTATGCTCATCAAAAGAAATCCAGGATACTGGAGCGGGTGGAAGAGGCCATCAAGTTGGAAACCGGCGATTTGTCGGCGGAAACACCCGAGGAAGTTTACGCCGTGCGGGAGAGAAGCGAGATATTATTAAAAGCCCTGGCCCGTCTTCCCAGACGAGATTATCAGCTAATTCGGGCGTTGTTTTTTAACCGGAGCAATCCCACCTATGAGGAAATTGCCCGGCAACTGGGCATACCAGTCTCGTCGATCGGGCCATCGCGCGAGCGTTGCTTTAAAAAACTGTATCGCCTGCTGAAGAAAAACGAGCGATTTTTTAGGTATTTTTTATGA